ACGCGGCTCGATCGAGGTAAGCTGCCATGTCATTTGATCGGTGTGGAATCAGGGCAGGAAATTGAGCTCTCGCGAGAATTGTTGGTGACAACACACGCGACGAAGCACACCCTACCCTCCTTGGGATTTGTGGTTTGGGAACGTCGAAAGAAACTAAAGCCCGAATACCAAGACTTGTCCGGTGAGCAGATTCGTGATGTGCGATTGAGCGGTAAAGAGGTCACCTTGGAACGGCGATATCCCAAACTCGCTTATTTGGGTGATAGCACGCCGGCAGGATTAGACGACAATCCGATCATGTATGAGGCAGAAGTGCTGATTGCGGAAATGACTTTTCTCGCTCCCGACCACCGCAAGCAAAATATCCATAAACTGGGACATATTCATCTCGATGATTTTGTTGCACGACGTGACCGATTCGAGAATGATTTGGTGATCGCCGCTCACTTTAGCACGCGTTATCATCCGCGGCAGGTTGAAAGCTATGTGCAGAAGGCGTTTCCTGACATGATGGACGGGCGGTTGCATCTTTGGCTCTAAATCATGGACCTAAGCAATGAGCAGCTGAGTGACCCAAGCATCCCCCCCTCCAGTCACGCCACGTGCTGCCTATGTGCATGTGCCCTTTTGCCGGCATCGCTGCGGTTATTGTAACTTTACCCTGATCGCTGGACGCGATGATCTTATTGCCTCCTACCTGGAGGCTCTGGAAATCGAACTTTCCACCTTGGATCTACCTCAACAGGTCGATACCCTGTTTGTGGGAGGTGGCACGCCGTCCCATTTGGCTCCGACTGATCTAGAACAGTTGTTGAAGCTCGTTACCCATTGGTTCCCTCTCAGCGACCAAGCTGAATTTACGGTGGAAGCAAATCCATCTGATGTGGCGCCCGATCGTATTAAAGTCATGAGCCGCGCCGGCGTGAATCGGATCAGCTTGGGCATCCAGTCATTCGATGATGACAAACTGTATATCCTCGAACGTGATCATCGTCTGTTGGATATTCAACGAGCCGTTCATGTCGTCCGACAAGAAATCGACAATCTTTGCCTCGACTTAATCTTTGGTGTGCCCGGTGAATCTCGGGACGTATGGAGACGAGATTTGCAAGCGGCGATCTTGCTGGAACCACAGCATCTTTCCACTTATGGATTGACGTTTGAAAAAGGCACGCCCTTTTGGTCGCGTCGCGAGAAACAACAGCTGAATTCGATTAGCGAATCTGACGAAGCATGGATGTACGAATTCGGCATGGATACCCTGAAGGCGGCAGGTTTTGAACACTATGAGATTTCCAATTTTGCGAAATCCGGATTTCGCAGTCTTCATAATCAAACCTACTGGACGGGTGATCCCTATTTCGCCGCTGGACCCGGTGCTGCTCGCTTTCTGAACGGGCGGCGCGAAACTAATTATCGCAGTACCACGACCTACTTGAATCGCGTTTTGACAGGGCAGCCGCATGTGGCAGAATCCGAGCAACTGTCGGACGAGCAACTGGCTCGGGAACAATTGGTATTTGGCCTGCGGCGAATCCAAGGCGTTCATCGGGTGAACTTTCACCAGCGCACGGGTTTTGAAATCGAGCAGCTGGTTGGGGACGTGCTGTCAAAATACTTGCAGCGAGGGTGGTTGGTGTGGCAAGCTGGATCGCTGCGTCTGACTCGCGCTGGACTACTGTTCAGCGATTCGATCTGGCCAGATTTCTTTTAGGTCGACCCATCCAATGCGATGTTTCAGCATGACCGGTCTGTGGAGATAACCCAGTAAAAATGTGCTGACGATCGGAGACAACTTCAGCGAAGAATAAGAGAGAAATTTGACCAAGATCCGCTCCGTTCAGACGAATAACAGGAATCAGGCCCAGCCCCTTTTCTCGGGAAGGAATGAATAAATGAACTCAACTCCAGAAGCCGTAAGCTGTTGCCGAGACGAGTCCGAAGCGGCCGAGTCGGATCGGTTCGTTGTTTTTGAAAAACTTATTGACTGGCTGATCAGCTCTCATCCAGAGCAGATTCGTGATGACGTACGAAAATTGCGGGAACGATATCCGGAGGCTGCTGATGAAGAATTAGTAGAAAAACTGGTCAGCATCAAATCGATCAAAAATGGTTGGGTTGGAGCTGCGACAGGTGTGCCCGGATTCTTGGCGCTCCCCGTTGCGCTCCCCGTCGACCTGCTTGCTTCCTGGAAGATTCAAATCAATTTGGCGATGTGCATTGCACATATTTACGGTAATGCTCTCGATCGTCGTGACGTGGAGCAACTGAAGACCGACATTCTCGCGATTATGGCTGGTTCAAGCAGCGAGGAGCCGATCGAAGTGATGGGTGTTGAAATTGATCAAGTGACTCAGCAGTCGGTTCGTCGCTATCTGACGCGCGAAGCGACCATCGAACTTTGGAAACATCTCGGGTTGCGCATGATCAGGAGGACCGGTTCCCGGTCGTTGGTGGGTCTTGCCAAAGTCGTACCGTTGGTTGGAGCACCAATCGGCTTCGCATTCGACTATGCCGCCACGCGTCGCATCGGAGAAAATGCTCGTCAATATTATGAGCGAGATAGCCGCGTGACGGTTTAACTGCCCGAGTCCATTCGTTGCCGTTGCTTCGTTGGGTTAGCTGGCAAGGGGGCTGCCCAGCGGCGGGAAAAGCCACGCGAGTATCGTGTCGTGTGGCTTGTGTTTTACTTTGGATCTAGCAAAAAAGCTCTTCGTACGTTTCCTCGTTGAATCCGACCATCAGCGTCTTGCCTTTTCGCAGGGTCGGTGCTCGGAGATTGCCCGTCGGGCCAAGGAGTAGTTTTTTGATCTCGTCGATGCTGGGTTTATCCTTTTTTAAATTGAGATGGACAACCTTTTTACCTTTGGCGGAATAGAGCTGATTGACTTGCTTCAGCAAGTCAAGTGCTCTGTCCTCTTTATAGGTGTCTTTTCTCGCATCGACCTCGACGGTCGCCTCAAGACCTGCATCCGCAAGGAACTCTTGCGTTTTCCCGCAGGTCTTTCAGCCAGGCCGGTGGTAACTCCAATCGATTTTCGCCATCGCTTATGTCCTCTCGAAAACTGTTTAAGAATACCTATGATGATACAGTCGGGCAGGCGGAAACAGCAATGTGGCAGCGCCGTTTCGTTGACTTAGCAGGCTTTAGAATTGAGCTGTTGGACGGGTGAATGAGTATTGCCGAAGATTTACCGGCACTCCCGGATGAGGAATGGAATCGGCGTTTTCGTCGTCGGTTGCTGGGCTGGTTTCGGAAAAATGCCCGCGATCTGCCGTGGCGTCGCTCGCAGGATCCTTACCCGATTTGGGTGAGCGAGATCATGCTGCAGCAAACCCAAGTGGAAACGGTCAAACCGTATTTTAAGCGATTTATCGAGCGTTTCCCCAACGTCCTGGCCCTTGCGAAGGCTGACGAGCAAGAGGTGCTGCAGTTGTGGGAAGGACTTGGTTACTACCGTCGAGCACGTCAATTGCACCGTGCGGCCAAAATCGTTCGGGATGAATATCAGGGACAATTTCCGCGGGATCCGGTTGATGTGATCGCGTTACCAGGAATTGGTCGCTACACGGCGGGGGCCATTCTTTCGATCGCCTTTGATGATCGTCAGCCGATTGTCGAAGGAAATACGATTCGAGTTTACAGTCGTCTGCTTGCCTATCAACAAGATCCACGTTCCTCGGCCGGACAACGGCTCTTATGGGCTTTTGCCGCCTCAATTCTGCCACAACGCAAGGCGGGCCAACTCAATCAAGCGTTGATGGAGTTGGGCAGCGAACTGTGTCGTCCGCGATCACCGCAGTGCGATTGCTGCCCAGTCAACGAACTGTGCCCAACCAACGCTCACGGTTGGCAAGAAAAGATTCCGGTGGCTGGAAAGAAAGTCGCCTACGAAGATTTGCACGAGGTTGCTGTCGTGGTGCAACGTCGCGGTATGATCTTGATCCGTCAGTGTGCCGAAGGTGAACGGTGGGCTGGACTTTGGGACTTTCCTCGATTTTCGGTCAGAGAGGGGCAGAGCCTGCCTGCACAGATCCCTGAACAAGTGCGGGGACTCACGGGTGTTACGGTGGGCGGTTGCCGTTTGCTAACCGAGATGAAGCATGTAGTGACGCGCTACCGGATCACGCTTAGCTGTTTTCAAGCGGATTATCAATCGGGTCGCAAACTTCCCGGAACCGATTGCCAGTGGATTAAGCCAAATCAGCTGTCTGACTTTCCGCTCAGTGTCACCGGACGCAAGATAAGCAAGATGGTCAAAAGTTGACGTTTCCTGGCAGGGTATTCCAACCGTTTGAGAGTGCTTGTCTTAGAGTGCTTGAGTTGTCGGCCTTGTCACTTCATCAGTTCATCGACCGATGCACCGATATCGGGTTGGGCCATGAGACGTTCACCAACCAGGATGGCGTTGACTCCGGCGTCCTCCAGCATTCGCACATCACTTTGGCGATGGATACCACTTTCACCGACCAACAGGCATTCGGCGGGAATCTTTTCTCGCATCCGCACGGTGTGATTCAAGTCGACTTCAAACGTTCGGAGGTCTCGGTTGTTGACCCCAATCAGTGTGGCACCTGCTTCGAGTACGCGATCAAGATTTTCGGGTTCGTAAAATTCAACCAGTGGGGTGAGTCCCAGTTCAACCGCTTCGTTGTGTAACTTTCGTAAATGGCAATCGTCCAGGCATTCTGCAATCAAGAGAACGGCGTCAGCGCCGGCAACACGCGCTTCCAGCAATTGATAAGTGTCGAGAATGAAGTCCTTTCGCAGCAACGGCGTCGAAACAGTCTGTCGGATTTGAGAGAGGTATTGCAGGGATCCTTGAAAATAGCTCTCGTCCGTCAAAACACTGATGCACGTTGCTCCGTGATCGGCATAGATGGAAGCGATCTGTTGAGGTTGGAAATCCTCTCGGATGATACCTTTGGACGGGCTCGCCTTTTTGACTTCTGCAATCAACTTGATGCGACCCTTGGCAGCTAGTGCATCGAAGAAGGGCCGCACGGGGGGAGCTTGATCGAGAGCTTGACGCAATTGCGATTCGGGAACGCGTTCTTTGGCCGTTTCGATTTCAAGCCGCTTGGTAGCGACAATTTTGTCAAGGATGGTGGGCACGACGGATCCTGCGTTTCGAATGCTGAAAAAATCTTTAGTGTTTAAAATGTCGCTTCCCAGTGAAGACCATGGGCAGTTGGTGTTCATCGCAGGCCGCGATCACTTCACTATCACGTTTAGAGCCGCCGGGTTGAATGATAGCGGCAACACCTGCTTGAGCGGCTCGATGAATTGAGTCGGGAAAGGGAAAGAATGCGTCGGAGGCAAGAACCGATCCGACCGCTCGCTCGCCTGCCTTCTGCAGCGCGATTTCGACGGAATCGACGCGACTCATCTGGCCAGCGCCGGCGCCGCACAACGCCTGATTCTTGGTAACGACGATCGCGTTACTCTTGACGTGCCGCACCACCGCCCAGCTGAAACGAATTTCGTCGACGAGCGGCGCATCGGGTTGCGTTGTTGTTGCGATTGTCCAATCATCGTATTGATCAGGGAGCGTGTCCGAAGCTTGGACCAATACGCCACCGCTGATGTGTCGCAGACTCATCGTTGCCGTGACGTCGCCAAAATCGCCGATTTCCATCAGGCGTACGTTCGACTTCCATTTCGGCCGGGTGGTGAGGATTTCTACCGCGGCTGGATCGAAATGAGGCGCCACAATCGCTTCAATAAAAAGGCCTGGTGTTGCGAGTACCGCAGCGGTTGCAACATCTACCTTTCGGTTGAAGGCCAGAATCGATCCGAACGCACTGACAGGATCACCGTCTAACGCTTTTTGGACTGCGTCTACCAGCGATTCTGCGGACGCACAGCCACAAGGGTTGTTGTGTTTGATTACCACAGCAGCGGCTTGTGGCAGCGAACGCACGATCGATATCGCGCTGTCTAGATCTAACAGGTTGTTGTACGACAGCTCTTTGCCGTTCAGTTGTCGGGCTGAAATTAAGCTCGGACCTTCCGTCTTTCCGTCACTGTAAAGAGCCGCTCCTTGATGCGGGTTTTCGCCATATCGGAGCATTGATTTACGCTGAAGTTGGATGTTGAGCTGTTCCGGCAGGGATTCCTCCCCCTTGCTTAACTGTTGGCTGAAGTACTGACTGATGGCGGAGTCATAAGCGGCGGTTCGAGCGAATGCCGCGCCGGCTAATTTCTGGCGTTGTTCAAAGCTGGTCGAACCCGAATCTTGGACTGACTGAAGGATGTCCGCGTATTGCTCCGGTGCGGTCGCAATCGTTACAAACGAATGATTTTTGGCAGCCGCTCGGACGAGGCTCGGACCACCAATGTCGATCTGTTCGATCGCCTCCGGCATGGTCACGCCTTCGCGGGCAACGGTTGCCTCGAATGGATACAGATTAACTGCGACCAGTTCAAACGATGCGATGCCGTGGCTATCAATCCCCTGCATATCGTCTTCTCGGTCGTGTCGGCAGAGGATCCCACCGAAAATCTTCGGGTGAAGCGTCTTGAGTCGGCCGTCCATCATTTCAGGAAAACCCGTGTAGGCAGAGATATCACGGACTTCGATTCCATTCTCGCGTAGGTGTTGGGCGGTGCCACCTGTGCTGAAGATCTCGACACCGGCAGATGCCAATCCCTTGGCAAACTCGGCAAGGCCGAGTTTGTCACTCACACTAATCAAAGCCCGACTTATTCGCGGAGAATCCATAGGTCGTCTTTCCAAAGCAAGATCAAAAAGAAGGTCGTTCAACGGACCTGATTGTCGGCTTCTTCAGACTTTGGTCAACTCCCCGCGCCAGTGGCCAACCGCTGACGGGCGAGCGGATCCTGAAATGCAAGTCGAGGATAGGGGTCCGAGTGACCGTCTACTTAAGACCGAGCGGATGGGCCAAACTGGGCACGCGGGGCTTGCTTCGAGCTGGGTTCGAAAAATCGACGGGCTACCCGAATGGATCCTCACCGTCACCCGCTCCGAATGGATTCCCTTCGTCTGCGTCATCCGCTCCGAATGGATCCTCACCGTCACCCGCTCCGAATGGATCCCCTTCGTCTGCGTCACCCGCTCCGAATGGATCCTCGCCGTCACCCGCTCCGAATGGATCCCCTTCGTCTGCGTCACCCGCTCCGAATGGGTCGTCATCTCCGGCGGCCGGATTATTCAGCCTGCCGGCGTCGGGCGTGGGTGGACTAAATTCGTCGCGACTCGCTCCGGAATCAGAAGCCGGTTGATTTGCTTGCTTCGTTTTGTCTGTGGTGGGTTGAGGGAGTGAAGCATGAATCGTTGGCAAGGGGGCATGTATCTCTCGCAGGCACTGGATAGTTCCATCACTTGCTGCCAGATAGATGCGGTCAGTCAGACGGTTCGTGATCGGCAAGTCATATCCCGATACGTCCAACGACATCACTCGACCGCCCGTTTTCGGATCGAGACCATGCATCACACCTTGTTGATCGAGAACGTACAAACGCGTGTCACTGGCGGCGACGATGCGTTTGATACCGGTCACCAGCCATTGCTGGAAACCATCGGAGCTTCCAACGGCATGTAAGTTGCCAAATTCGGTAATCGCGTAAATCCGCTCATTGTCACTGAATAGCGATTCGTGGATCGGTTCTCCTGTGGCATATTGCCACTCGATTTCACCATCGCCTTCGTCAAGGCAGTAGATGAATCCGTCCGATGATCCGACAGCTAAGCGATCTGGTTTGACGAATACTGTTTGTCCGTGAATCGGTCCGCTTGTGCGAACCATATACTGGACTTCGGGTTTCTTCTCGATATTGCATACGTAGGCGCGGCCACCCTCGGTGGGCCAACTGATTGTACGAGGACTTGCCGTGATCGGAGCGGAAACTTGGCTGCCTGAGTGATAGTACCAAGTGGGTCGTTGGTAAGGTAGCTGATCGGGCTTGCGAACAGGATCGTCCTCACTCGGTAGCCAATGTCCTTCAATTTGACCATTGCTTGTGGGAGCGAATGCTAGTTTTTGGGTGAGCACGGGTCCAATGATGGGATTATTCTGAAGAGATCGTTTCCAGACTTGTTCCCCCGTTTCACGCTCCAGCAGATACAAACTCGATCCGTTGATCACGGAAACGTACTTGTCGTTTGCGGCAGGATTCAACGTTTGATAACTCGGTCGACCGACGAGAATGGCCCACAATGTTTGCCCATTTTCCGCGTCGATAGCCTGAACGGTTCCGGAGTTCGTTTGAATGTAGAGAACGCTTCTCGGAACCCGCTTTTCTTCAATCGTTGTTTGATATCCACGTGCGTCGAGGCGAATCTTTTCTTTTTCTGCGAGTCGAGCTGCCTCGGCGTCACCGATCGCTTTGCCGTCTCGACCGAGATCGATCGCACTAAACCGTCGGATGCCCTTGTCGTACTTCACTTCGTAAACAGGGTAAGAATTCGCGAGATAATCCTCATAGGAATCGAGGCCGAGCAGCTGGAGATGAGCGTTTGCCGCCGCAGATCGATCGCGATCGAGCTCGGCTTGGGACGTCCAAGCGACTTCTAGACCGGCTCGTCGGTAGTCGGTTGGGCCGGAAAACGACCTTCTCAGCTGGCCCCAGGCGCTGCTGCAAACCAGGAGGAGAAAAGGCAATACGAGACACGATTTGTGGTAGCGAAGCATGAATAACCTCAAACACATCGGGCCCAGATAGGCCGAATTGCTAGACTAAGCCGCCATGCGGCCGATGAAGGACGCCGAAATCTGCACGATTCTCGAGTCCCTCGTCCGTTCCGGTGTCCTTTCATGATAGTCGATCGGGCCATTCAATTCCGGGAAAAACACCGATTCGGCGGCAGATCGGCAAAAGCGACCTGCTTGTGTTTCGGATGCTTAACGGTTATCCCGTTGGGGGGCCCATGGACCGGTGGCCGCGGCGAATCTACGATGGGAGATCGTAAAAATCATCAAACAAAAGACGCTGGTGCGGAAGACAGTTGGTACTGAGCCGAAAGTGAATGCCGAATTTCAGGCCTTAAGGCGACCGTCGCCGAAGGGGCTTTCAGCAAGCTTCTCGATTCGCGAATTGTTGTTTTCGACGGCTAACCTGTCCATTTTATCGTACCCGACCCATTTATACGTGTAAGAGGAGTAGGGAATGGAGCTTCGAGATCTTGGTCCCGACGGCCAGCAAGCTCTCGAACAGACTCTGGGCTACCTGAATTTCTCGTCTGGAGCGTCTGACAATCAGTTTTTGCTGAATTTGAATCAGCTATTCGCTCTGATTGAAGACCAGCTCTTGTCAGATGCCGCTCCCGCCCACCGGCGTCTCAAGACGGAGCCCGTGCCGAATTGGCAGGTCGTTGGAACGCTTTGGCGCGAAAAACTGGCCGAATTGACGGGAGTCGTACCGGCATTTGAGGACACGACCCAAGTGGTCGCGGTCTTGAATCTTCTCTTGGATCATGTGGTCCCCGGAGTTCGTGATTTCCATCGTGATCTGTTGTTTCATCAGTCCGACAATGCTTTGCTCACCCCGTTGCTGATCGGCCGGATTTGCGAAGTTGTATTGCGACAGGGGGCACCTTGGGACGAGATCGATCGAATTACCGAGTCTGCGATCCGCGAGTTGAATGACTACGTGGGTTACC
The sequence above is drawn from the Pirellulaceae bacterium genome and encodes:
- the hemW gene encoding radical SAM family heme chaperone HemW yields the protein MTQASPPPVTPRAAYVHVPFCRHRCGYCNFTLIAGRDDLIASYLEALEIELSTLDLPQQVDTLFVGGGTPSHLAPTDLEQLLKLVTHWFPLSDQAEFTVEANPSDVAPDRIKVMSRAGVNRISLGIQSFDDDKLYILERDHRLLDIQRAVHVVRQEIDNLCLDLIFGVPGESRDVWRRDLQAAILLEPQHLSTYGLTFEKGTPFWSRREKQQLNSISESDEAWMYEFGMDTLKAAGFEHYEISNFAKSGFRSLHNQTYWTGDPYFAAGPGAARFLNGRRETNYRSTTTYLNRVLTGQPHVAESEQLSDEQLAREQLVFGLRRIQGVHRVNFHQRTGFEIEQLVGDVLSKYLQRGWLVWQAGSLRLTRAGLLFSDSIWPDFF
- a CDS encoding EcsC family protein gives rise to the protein MNSTPEAVSCCRDESEAAESDRFVVFEKLIDWLISSHPEQIRDDVRKLRERYPEAADEELVEKLVSIKSIKNGWVGAATGVPGFLALPVALPVDLLASWKIQINLAMCIAHIYGNALDRRDVEQLKTDILAIMAGSSSEEPIEVMGVEIDQVTQQSVRRYLTREATIELWKHLGLRMIRRTGSRSLVGLAKVVPLVGAPIGFAFDYAATRRIGENARQYYERDSRVTV
- the trpC gene encoding indole-3-glycerol phosphate synthase TrpC, which encodes MPTILDKIVATKRLEIETAKERVPESQLRQALDQAPPVRPFFDALAAKGRIKLIAEVKKASPSKGIIREDFQPQQIASIYADHGATCISVLTDESYFQGSLQYLSQIRQTVSTPLLRKDFILDTYQLLEARVAGADAVLLIAECLDDCHLRKLHNEAVELGLTPLVEFYEPENLDRVLEAGATLIGVNNRDLRTFEVDLNHTVRMREKIPAECLLVGESGIHRQSDVRMLEDAGVNAILVGERLMAQPDIGASVDELMK
- a CDS encoding PQQ-binding-like beta-propeller repeat protein translates to MLRYHKSCLVLPFLLLVCSSAWGQLRRSFSGPTDYRRAGLEVAWTSQAELDRDRSAAANAHLQLLGLDSYEDYLANSYPVYEVKYDKGIRRFSAIDLGRDGKAIGDAEAARLAEKEKIRLDARGYQTTIEEKRVPRSVLYIQTNSGTVQAIDAENGQTLWAILVGRPSYQTLNPAANDKYVSVINGSSLYLLERETGEQVWKRSLQNNPIIGPVLTQKLAFAPTSNGQIEGHWLPSEDDPVRKPDQLPYQRPTWYYHSGSQVSAPITASPRTISWPTEGGRAYVCNIEKKPEVQYMVRTSGPIHGQTVFVKPDRLAVGSSDGFIYCLDEGDGEIEWQYATGEPIHESLFSDNERIYAITEFGNLHAVGSSDGFQQWLVTGIKRIVAASDTRLYVLDQQGVMHGLDPKTGGRVMSLDVSGYDLPITNRLTDRIYLAASDGTIQCLREIHAPLPTIHASLPQPTTDKTKQANQPASDSGASRDEFSPPTPDAGRLNNPAAGDDDPFGAGDADEGDPFGAGDGEDPFGAGDADEGDPFGAGDGEDPFGADDADEGNPFGAGDGEDPFG
- the purH gene encoding bifunctional phosphoribosylaminoimidazolecarboxamide formyltransferase/IMP cyclohydrolase, with the translated sequence MDSPRISRALISVSDKLGLAEFAKGLASAGVEIFSTGGTAQHLRENGIEVRDISAYTGFPEMMDGRLKTLHPKIFGGILCRHDREDDMQGIDSHGIASFELVAVNLYPFEATVAREGVTMPEAIEQIDIGGPSLVRAAAKNHSFVTIATAPEQYADILQSVQDSGSTSFEQRQKLAGAAFARTAAYDSAISQYFSQQLSKGEESLPEQLNIQLQRKSMLRYGENPHQGAALYSDGKTEGPSLISARQLNGKELSYNNLLDLDSAISIVRSLPQAAAVVIKHNNPCGCASAESLVDAVQKALDGDPVSAFGSILAFNRKVDVATAAVLATPGLFIEAIVAPHFDPAAVEILTTRPKWKSNVRLMEIGDFGDVTATMSLRHISGGVLVQASDTLPDQYDDWTIATTTQPDAPLVDEIRFSWAVVRHVKSNAIVVTKNQALCGAGAGQMSRVDSVEIALQKAGERAVGSVLASDAFFPFPDSIHRAAQAGVAAIIQPGGSKRDSEVIAACDEHQLPMVFTGKRHFKH
- a CDS encoding MBL fold metallo-hydrolase, which encodes MVNNLPLKTIVHNGLTIEGYSRAAVQSYWRIPEYKVGFDLGAQPWDFMGTGTWFVSHTHLDHIAALPVYVARRRMMKMSPPKIYLPSCAVDNVKRMLHSFTRLDRGKLPCHLIGVESGQEIELSRELLVTTHATKHTLPSLGFVVWERRKKLKPEYQDLSGEQIRDVRLSGKEVTLERRYPKLAYLGDSTPAGLDDNPIMYEAEVLIAEMTFLAPDHRKQNIHKLGHIHLDDFVARRDRFENDLVIAAHFSTRYHPRQVESYVQKAFPDMMDGRLHLWL
- the mutY gene encoding A/G-specific adenine glycosylase encodes the protein MSIAEDLPALPDEEWNRRFRRRLLGWFRKNARDLPWRRSQDPYPIWVSEIMLQQTQVETVKPYFKRFIERFPNVLALAKADEQEVLQLWEGLGYYRRARQLHRAAKIVRDEYQGQFPRDPVDVIALPGIGRYTAGAILSIAFDDRQPIVEGNTIRVYSRLLAYQQDPRSSAGQRLLWAFAASILPQRKAGQLNQALMELGSELCRPRSPQCDCCPVNELCPTNAHGWQEKIPVAGKKVAYEDLHEVAVVVQRRGMILIRQCAEGERWAGLWDFPRFSVREGQSLPAQIPEQVRGLTGVTVGGCRLLTEMKHVVTRYRITLSCFQADYQSGRKLPGTDCQWIKPNQLSDFPLSVTGRKISKMVKS